A single Anatilimnocola floriformis DNA region contains:
- a CDS encoding sulfatase-like hydrolase/transferase, giving the protein MLLSPHLSLSPHKSVLPFCLIDRRFFGRDIDRWPNASPASRQRGCDITHRSTRYFMRLLHRLATLIIATATMDAAFSAENADESKKTGRVPNIVFILADDLGYGDLGCYGSPTIRTPHLDRMAAEGLRFTDFYSAAEVCTPSRAALLTGRYPIRNGMCGDRRVLFPNSKGGLPAAEITLAEALREKGHASAHIGKWHLGIHEGSRPLDQGFQSSFGLPYSNDMDARPGLPRGATGSPTPPVDAGMCR; this is encoded by the coding sequence ATGCTGCTGTCGCCGCACCTTTCGCTTTCGCCCCATAAGTCCGTCCTTCCTTTCTGCTTGATTGACCGCAGGTTCTTCGGCCGCGATATTGATCGCTGGCCGAACGCGTCGCCCGCGAGCCGCCAGCGCGGCTGCGATATCACTCACCGTTCCACTCGATACTTTATGCGTTTACTACACAGATTAGCTACACTGATCATTGCCACCGCCACCATGGATGCGGCATTTTCCGCTGAAAACGCCGACGAATCTAAGAAAACGGGCCGTGTACCTAATATAGTCTTTATACTTGCCGACGATCTCGGTTACGGTGATTTGGGTTGCTATGGGTCGCCAACAATCCGCACGCCGCACCTCGACCGCATGGCCGCGGAAGGGTTGCGGTTCACTGATTTCTATTCCGCTGCGGAAGTTTGTACTCCCAGTCGGGCTGCGTTGCTGACGGGACGTTATCCGATTCGCAACGGCATGTGCGGAGACCGACGCGTGCTGTTTCCCAACTCGAAGGGAGGACTCCCAGCGGCGGAAATTACGCTGGCGGAGGCCTTACGCGAGAAAGGCCACGCTTCGGCGCACATCGGCAAGTGGCATCTCGGCATCCATGAAGGCTCGCGGCCGCTTGACCAGGGGTTCCAGAGCAGCTTTGGTTTACCTTATTCCAATGATATGGACGCGCGGCCAGGTTTGCCGCGCGGTGCAACCGGTTCGCCTACGCCGCCCGTCGACGCTGGGATGTGCCGTTGA
- a CDS encoding DUF2294 domain-containing protein: protein MKTQILKTQGEIEAAVCEGISRFEQEYMGRGPKHISSHLLGDLLVVRLQGVLTSAEQHLVTTLPPEKGRDLLKQVRTQLIETARQKLDAMIQSIVGVKSLSLHHDISTVTGEEVVIFTLSEVPHYREAKKR, encoded by the coding sequence TTGAAGACTCAGATTTTGAAGACTCAGGGAGAAATTGAAGCCGCTGTTTGTGAAGGCATTTCGCGATTCGAGCAGGAATACATGGGGCGCGGTCCCAAGCACATCTCGTCGCATTTGCTTGGCGATCTGCTGGTGGTTCGCCTGCAAGGCGTTTTGACTTCCGCCGAGCAACACCTCGTGACAACCTTGCCGCCGGAGAAAGGCCGAGACCTGCTGAAACAGGTTCGAACGCAACTCATCGAAACCGCTAGGCAAAAATTAGATGCGATGATTCAAAGCATTGTCGGCGTCAAATCGCTAAGCCTGCACCACGATATAAGTACGGTCACGGGTGAAGAAGTCGTGATCTTTACGCTCAGTGAAGTGCCGCATTATCGCGAGGCGAAGAAAAGATAA
- a CDS encoding ThuA domain-containing protein: protein MDQMIIRCLLSLTLFFGVLGPTRAQSPKPVRLLVWDEQQPEQAKAYENFLGNALADHHGKRPGIRALSVNLNSPEQGLDAATLDATDVIVWWGHRKHGEIKNERVDAVVQRVLDGKLGFIALHSAHFAEPFMRLMYERSKADAPKQIPEAERATAKFDFSAPLKRNLVNRDAKLTPSLEKVDGVWRLTPPACVFPSWRADGAPSHVTSLLQDHPIAKGLPVKWEIPQTEMYDEPFHVPTPDAVIFEERWDKGEKFRSGCVWQVKQGRVFYFRPGHETYPVYRQAENLTVIENAVRWAAP, encoded by the coding sequence ATGGATCAAATGATCATTCGATGTCTGTTATCCCTGACGCTGTTTTTCGGAGTTCTGGGACCGACTCGGGCCCAATCGCCCAAGCCGGTTCGGTTGCTCGTTTGGGACGAGCAACAGCCCGAACAAGCCAAAGCGTATGAGAACTTTCTCGGCAACGCGTTGGCGGATCATCATGGGAAACGCCCTGGCATCCGGGCTTTATCGGTGAATCTCAATTCGCCCGAACAAGGACTGGATGCTGCCACGCTCGACGCCACAGACGTCATCGTCTGGTGGGGCCACCGCAAGCATGGCGAAATCAAGAACGAACGGGTCGACGCGGTCGTTCAACGCGTACTCGACGGCAAACTCGGCTTCATCGCACTACACTCGGCCCACTTTGCCGAGCCGTTCATGCGATTGATGTACGAACGCTCCAAGGCGGACGCACCCAAGCAGATTCCCGAGGCAGAACGAGCAACTGCCAAGTTTGACTTCTCCGCGCCCCTCAAGCGCAACCTGGTCAATCGTGATGCTAAGTTGACCCCATCGCTGGAAAAAGTCGATGGTGTGTGGCGACTAACCCCGCCCGCTTGCGTTTTTCCCTCCTGGCGCGCGGACGGCGCGCCGAGTCACGTCACCTCGCTGTTGCAGGATCATCCCATCGCCAAGGGTCTGCCGGTGAAGTGGGAAATACCGCAAACGGAAATGTACGACGAGCCATTTCACGTTCCCACGCCGGATGCTGTGATCTTCGAGGAACGCTGGGACAAGGGTGAGAAATTTCGCAGTGGGTGCGTTTGGCAGGTCAAGCAAGGTCGCGTCTTCTACTTTCGGCCTGGACACGAGACTTATCCCGTCTACCGGCAAGCGGAAAATCTGACCGTCATTGAAAACGCAGTCCGGTGGGCTGCGCCCTAG
- a CDS encoding sulfatase family protein, which yields MSRLLAVLITISLSISAAAAANKPNILVIVADDLGYADISVHGGKSVPTPNIDALAASGVRCTSGYVSSPYCSPSRAGFLTGRYQTRFGHEFNPHVGEEAKLGLPLDQRTIADHLRAAGYATSLIGKWHQGFDHAHHPQSRGFDDYFGFLVGGHNFLLHKDAKPVFGSAHSHDLIYRGREVQKLDGYTTDLFTDEALGFMDRHAEKPWFLYLAYNAVHTPLEIVDKHKERIPAEVTDPARRGYLSLLLGLDDAIGRITAHLEKSGRSKDTLIVFFSDNGGSGRKPYFAYNTGVNSPLRGDKGQTLEGGIRVPFFVSWPSKLPAGKVYDHPVITLDVLPTALELAGAPSPADLDGVNLLPFLREEAKTLPHDSLYWRFGPQKAVRRGQWKLVDWRDHDAKKNSGWQLFDLSSDVGEQTDQAEKEPELVAQLSRDWEQWNAKNIAPRWHGSPTEDPTAPPRPATKKK from the coding sequence ATGTCTCGACTCCTTGCCGTGCTCATTACGATTAGCCTCTCGATCAGCGCCGCAGCCGCAGCCAATAAGCCAAACATCCTCGTGATCGTCGCGGATGATCTGGGGTACGCAGACATCAGCGTGCACGGCGGTAAGTCCGTGCCGACGCCGAACATCGACGCCCTCGCGGCTTCGGGCGTCCGCTGCACAAGCGGTTACGTTTCAAGTCCTTATTGCAGCCCCAGCCGCGCCGGGTTCCTTACCGGGCGGTATCAAACTCGTTTCGGTCACGAGTTCAATCCGCACGTCGGTGAGGAAGCCAAGCTCGGCTTGCCCCTTGACCAACGCACGATCGCGGATCATCTACGTGCAGCTGGTTACGCGACCAGCTTGATCGGAAAGTGGCATCAGGGCTTCGACCACGCCCATCATCCTCAGTCACGCGGTTTCGACGATTACTTCGGCTTCTTGGTCGGCGGGCATAACTTCCTGTTGCACAAAGACGCGAAGCCGGTGTTTGGCAGTGCTCATTCGCATGACTTGATCTATCGCGGGCGTGAGGTACAGAAGCTCGATGGTTACACCACCGACTTATTCACCGACGAGGCCCTTGGTTTCATGGATCGCCACGCCGAGAAGCCCTGGTTCCTCTACCTGGCCTACAACGCAGTTCACACACCACTGGAGATCGTCGACAAGCACAAAGAGCGCATCCCCGCCGAAGTGACCGATCCAGCTCGACGCGGTTATCTTTCGCTGCTGCTGGGACTCGATGATGCCATCGGCCGCATCACCGCTCATCTCGAAAAAAGTGGTCGGTCGAAGGATACATTGATCGTTTTCTTTAGCGACAACGGCGGCTCGGGCCGTAAGCCCTACTTCGCTTACAACACGGGCGTGAACAGTCCGCTGCGCGGCGACAAGGGGCAAACTCTCGAAGGAGGCATCCGAGTACCTTTCTTCGTCTCTTGGCCCAGCAAATTACCTGCTGGAAAGGTGTACGACCATCCGGTTATTACGCTGGACGTTTTACCCACGGCCCTCGAACTGGCCGGAGCGCCTTCACCGGCCGATTTGGACGGCGTCAACTTGCTGCCGTTCCTGCGAGAGGAGGCCAAGACCTTGCCACACGACTCACTCTACTGGCGATTCGGTCCTCAGAAAGCGGTTCGTCGTGGGCAATGGAAGTTGGTGGACTGGAGAGATCACGACGCCAAGAAGAATAGCGGCTGGCAGCTGTTTGATCTCAGCAGCGACGTTGGTGAGCAAACTGATCAGGCGGAAAAAGAGCCTGAATTGGTTGCCCAGCTCAGCCGGGACTGGGAGCAATGGAATGCCAAGAACATTGCGCCCCGTTGGCATGGTAGCCCTACCGAAGATCCGACCGCCCCGCCCAGACCGGCGACCAAGAAGAAGTAG
- a CDS encoding sulfatase-like hydrolase/transferase produces the protein MRDGKVIEQPAEQTMLTQRYTEEAVKFIQEKKAAPFFLYFAHTFPHVPMFASSDFKGKSRAGIYGDAVEELDWSVGQVLGALRSEGLAERTLVVFSSDNGPWLIMGDQGGSAGLLRDGKGSTWEGGMRVPGIMWMPGRIRPGVSNQLAGTLDLFPTALALAGAALPEGVTVDGTNLAPVLFEKKELPARPYFYYRGVQLFACRIGEWKVHFKTQTGYGAAQPESHDPPLLFHLGRDPSEKRNVAAENPAVLAEIQQAVKTHEASVVPGESQLK, from the coding sequence ATGCGTGATGGCAAGGTGATCGAGCAACCGGCCGAACAAACGATGCTCACGCAACGCTACACCGAAGAGGCCGTGAAGTTCATTCAAGAGAAGAAGGCAGCACCCTTCTTTTTGTACTTCGCCCACACCTTTCCCCACGTGCCGATGTTCGCCTCGTCGGACTTCAAAGGCAAGAGTCGCGCAGGCATCTATGGCGATGCAGTCGAGGAACTCGACTGGAGTGTCGGCCAGGTGCTGGGCGCCTTACGCAGCGAAGGGCTTGCCGAGCGCACGCTGGTTGTCTTCTCCAGCGACAATGGACCTTGGCTCATCATGGGAGATCAGGGAGGCAGCGCCGGCCTGCTGCGCGATGGCAAAGGGAGCACGTGGGAAGGTGGCATGCGCGTCCCTGGCATCATGTGGATGCCAGGACGAATTCGTCCCGGCGTTTCCAATCAATTGGCGGGCACGTTGGATTTGTTTCCCACGGCACTCGCTCTCGCCGGCGCAGCCCTGCCGGAGGGCGTGACGGTAGATGGAACCAATCTCGCCCCGGTCCTCTTCGAGAAGAAGGAATTGCCGGCACGGCCGTACTTCTATTACCGAGGCGTTCAGCTTTTCGCCTGTCGCATTGGCGAGTGGAAGGTCCATTTCAAAACTCAAACGGGCTACGGAGCCGCTCAGCCCGAGTCCCATGACCCGCCGCTGCTCTTTCATCTGGGTCGCGATCCGTCGGAAAAACGAAATGTGGCTGCAGAAAATCCTGCTGTGCTCGCGGAAATCCAACAGGCGGTGAAAACGCACGAGGCCAGCGTCGTGCCTGGTGAGTCTCAGTTGAAATGA
- a CDS encoding Na-translocating system protein MpsC family protein, with product MTPSESTLRVLIVDDNRDGADALGLLVEAFGNQVHVTYGGSQALDVATAFRPDLMLVDLAMPDMDGCVLASRFREIPAFARTKIVAITGHADIGHRAMAKKAGFDAVLAKPVSLNDVEGVLDGLKVVSSRQSLNLRSGRGTPETQSRLLIGEARRIRSERESKALTLAESQAAICEGILGFQEEYMGLRAERIHSHFIKDLLVVRIQGTLTLAERQLGKASPEKGRDLIKQTRKQLVELARPMLESLVHEVTGVKVRSMHHDISTVTGEEVVVFTLVTSPRLE from the coding sequence ATGACACCGTCCGAGTCAACATTACGGGTACTGATCGTTGATGACAACCGAGACGGGGCCGATGCCCTGGGCTTGTTGGTAGAAGCCTTCGGCAACCAAGTTCATGTGACCTACGGCGGGAGTCAGGCGCTCGATGTTGCCACGGCATTTCGGCCTGATCTGATGCTTGTCGACCTCGCCATGCCGGATATGGACGGTTGCGTTCTTGCGAGTCGCTTTCGCGAGATTCCGGCATTTGCTCGTACGAAGATCGTTGCAATCACCGGACATGCCGACATCGGACACCGAGCTATGGCAAAGAAGGCCGGGTTCGATGCTGTACTCGCCAAGCCGGTTTCACTAAATGACGTCGAAGGCGTCTTGGACGGATTAAAGGTCGTATCTTCGCGGCAGTCGCTAAATCTCCGAAGTGGAAGAGGAACCCCCGAAACTCAATCCCGCCTGCTGATCGGCGAAGCCAGGCGAATTAGGTCTGAGCGTGAATCGAAAGCTTTGACACTGGCAGAAAGTCAGGCCGCGATCTGCGAAGGCATTCTTGGATTTCAAGAGGAGTACATGGGGTTGCGGGCGGAGCGGATCCACTCCCACTTCATCAAAGATCTCTTGGTTGTGCGCATCCAAGGGACGTTGACATTAGCCGAGCGGCAACTCGGCAAAGCATCTCCAGAGAAAGGCCGTGATCTCATCAAACAGACACGGAAGCAACTGGTCGAATTGGCTCGCCCGATGTTGGAATCACTGGTCCACGAGGTTACGGGTGTAAAAGTTCGGAGCATGCACCACGACATCAGTACCGTGACCGGCGAAGAAGTAGTCGTCTTTACTTTGGTTACCTCACCTCGTTTAGAATAA
- a CDS encoding TspO/MBR family protein, giving the protein MTDRARWIGLVIFIAICLGAAALGAIATTPEIEGWYRTIEKPSWNPPDWIFGPVWTTLFILMGAAAWLVWRPAGFAAAAMPLTLFAVQLVLNIAWSWIFFGLHQPGLAFAEIVLLWLAIAATTATFFLSSQVAGWLMTPYLAWVSFAAVLNFAIWRMNS; this is encoded by the coding sequence TTGACGGACCGCGCCCGCTGGATAGGCCTCGTCATCTTCATCGCCATCTGCCTCGGTGCGGCGGCTCTCGGGGCCATCGCCACCACGCCGGAAATTGAGGGCTGGTATCGAACGATCGAGAAGCCTTCCTGGAATCCACCCGATTGGATCTTCGGGCCCGTCTGGACCACGCTCTTCATCCTGATGGGAGCGGCTGCTTGGCTCGTCTGGAGACCGGCTGGTTTCGCGGCTGCTGCGATGCCACTGACGCTTTTTGCGGTCCAACTCGTGCTGAACATCGCCTGGTCCTGGATCTTCTTTGGCCTTCATCAGCCCGGGTTGGCTTTCGCAGAGATCGTGCTCCTATGGCTAGCGATCGCGGCGACGACGGCTACATTCTTTCTGTCATCGCAAGTCGCCGGTTGGCTGATGACGCCGTACCTGGCCTGGGTCAGCTTTGCAGCCGTGCTGAACTTCGCGATTTGGCGAATGAACTCCTGA
- a CDS encoding tyrosine-type recombinase/integrase — protein MTANKKGNNTTQKQTRRRAHGSAWHWRQTDSWYFTPPGTKRREALLDSSGRRIKGKSNKQAAELALARLKAISDWKPAPEKQIEQSEVLLVGKLCSDYIEHCAERFLGNHVCAEHRDQARRILNDLASYCGALPVIEVQKAHLEHWLESHPTWRSPVTRRNNITTVLAAFEFARESYGIRNPLRGFSKPSPRPRLHSLSPADEQAMYGATDGPFRNFLFAALHTGLRPFCELAGLRVRNVEVQRGAMLWRVYSSKTRKTRKIPISSAVSKLLASRLKTGDQEAILFPNAQGNVWKKVTGVARFLKIKRSLGWDSDPLRNTYSCYSCRHTFAHRLLSGYWNNGAGCTIETLAELMGNTPQVAFAHYGREWGKHYQDPLWTAIGVD, from the coding sequence ATGACTGCTAACAAGAAAGGAAATAATACGACCCAAAAACAAACACGTCGCCGAGCGCACGGTTCTGCGTGGCACTGGCGGCAGACAGACAGCTGGTATTTCACGCCACCTGGCACAAAGCGCCGTGAAGCCTTGCTTGACTCGTCAGGCCGGCGAATCAAGGGGAAGTCCAACAAGCAAGCAGCGGAACTGGCTCTAGCTCGACTAAAAGCAATATCGGATTGGAAACCCGCGCCGGAAAAGCAAATTGAACAGTCAGAAGTTTTGCTCGTGGGAAAGCTCTGTTCCGATTACATCGAGCACTGCGCAGAACGATTTCTTGGCAACCATGTTTGCGCCGAACACCGTGATCAAGCGCGCCGCATTCTGAACGATCTGGCAAGTTATTGTGGCGCTCTGCCGGTCATCGAAGTGCAGAAAGCTCATCTGGAACACTGGCTTGAGTCACACCCGACTTGGCGCTCGCCTGTGACACGTCGCAACAACATCACCACAGTGCTCGCGGCGTTTGAATTCGCTAGGGAAAGCTACGGTATTCGAAATCCGTTGCGGGGCTTCTCAAAGCCTAGTCCACGGCCACGTTTGCATTCGCTCAGCCCCGCTGACGAGCAGGCCATGTATGGTGCGACCGACGGACCCTTTCGAAACTTTTTGTTCGCAGCTCTGCACACCGGGCTTCGGCCGTTTTGCGAACTCGCGGGACTGCGAGTTCGGAACGTCGAAGTCCAGAGAGGCGCAATGCTTTGGCGAGTGTATTCTTCCAAAACACGGAAGACCCGAAAAATTCCGATTAGTTCGGCAGTTTCGAAATTGCTGGCAAGTCGGCTTAAAACTGGAGATCAAGAAGCAATTCTGTTCCCCAATGCGCAGGGCAACGTGTGGAAGAAGGTAACTGGAGTGGCGAGATTCCTGAAGATCAAGCGTTCGCTTGGTTGGGATAGTGATCCGCTTCGAAATACGTATTCGTGCTACTCATGCCGCCATACTTTCGCTCATCGCCTTCTGTCGGGATATTGGAACAACGGTGCAGGATGCACGATCGAAACCTTGGCAGAATTGATGGGTAACACGCCCCAGGTGGCGTTTGCCCACTATGGTCGTGAGTGGGGCAAGCATTACCAGGATCCACTATGGACGGCCATCGGGGTCGACTGA
- a CDS encoding TspO/MBR family protein, translated as MPWMEWYDNLAKPSWTPAPSTIGLIWQILYPIILVSFGYVFVQKFRGKVGWMVVLPFAINLVANLIFTPIQFGMRSLPLAAVDILIVWATIIWCVVVVWPHFKWVAIAQVPYFIWVSLATVLQLSITWMNVMER; from the coding sequence ATGCCCTGGATGGAATGGTACGACAATTTGGCGAAGCCCTCCTGGACGCCCGCCCCATCGACAATCGGGCTTATCTGGCAGATTCTCTACCCGATCATCCTCGTCAGCTTCGGGTACGTGTTCGTGCAGAAGTTTCGGGGAAAGGTCGGTTGGATGGTGGTATTGCCTTTCGCCATCAACCTCGTGGCGAATCTGATCTTCACGCCGATTCAGTTCGGGATGCGGAGCCTGCCCTTAGCAGCGGTGGATATTCTGATCGTGTGGGCCACGATCATTTGGTGTGTCGTCGTCGTTTGGCCGCACTTCAAATGGGTTGCCATCGCCCAAGTGCCGTACTTCATATGGGTGTCACTGGCGACAGTTCTGCAGCTATCAATCACTTGGATGAATGTGATGGAGAGATGA
- a CDS encoding tyrosine-type recombinase/integrase, whose translation MGRKRKVRRQQHGSVWHWKQTDAWYYTLPGTKKRMALFDEQGGRIKGLAKKLEAERALAKVKVGIADNDPGFTPEAEWLVARVCSDYIQYCERGVPKGTTTAGHLRSTKSWLNDLCAYCGALPLSQLKKGHITTWIETHSSWRSTETHRGVLSVVLAALNRAEEMFGVANPLKGLKKPTPKPRLQSISPADEQIIYANLEPQFRNFLFAALHTGLRPFCELAQVKAEHVEQTPRGMMWRVYSSKTKKTRKIPVRPEVAKLVQQLIKDAPAGSGRPLFRNTKGNPWQRTAGVVRFLNLRKKLGWYGDPVRGKYTCYSCRHTFVHRMLSGYWTNGVGCSIETVAELIGDTPKVAFDHYGREWGQHYQAPLWAAIGEQPKATSSRKPSAVKLRKKVDA comes from the coding sequence ATGGGGCGAAAGCGAAAGGTGCGGCGACAGCAGCATGGTTCCGTCTGGCACTGGAAGCAGACGGATGCCTGGTACTACACGTTACCAGGGACAAAGAAGCGAATGGCTTTGTTCGACGAGCAGGGCGGGCGGATCAAAGGCCTGGCAAAGAAACTCGAAGCCGAACGGGCGTTGGCGAAGGTTAAGGTGGGGATCGCAGATAACGACCCGGGTTTCACTCCCGAAGCGGAATGGCTTGTTGCCCGCGTGTGCTCCGACTACATCCAGTATTGCGAACGGGGAGTTCCCAAAGGGACTACTACGGCCGGGCACTTACGCAGTACGAAGTCGTGGCTCAACGACCTTTGTGCGTACTGCGGCGCCTTGCCTCTTTCGCAGCTCAAGAAGGGGCACATCACGACCTGGATTGAAACGCACTCGTCTTGGCGCAGTACGGAGACCCATCGAGGCGTGTTGTCTGTCGTTCTGGCAGCCCTCAATCGGGCCGAAGAAATGTTTGGCGTCGCCAATCCACTAAAGGGCCTCAAGAAGCCGACGCCGAAACCTCGCCTGCAGTCGATCAGCCCCGCTGACGAGCAGATCATTTACGCTAACCTCGAACCGCAGTTTCGCAACTTCCTGTTTGCCGCGTTGCACACGGGCCTCAGGCCCTTTTGCGAACTTGCCCAAGTGAAAGCTGAACACGTCGAACAGACGCCAAGGGGCATGATGTGGCGAGTCTACTCCAGCAAAACGAAGAAGACTCGCAAGATTCCCGTGCGGCCTGAGGTCGCCAAACTGGTCCAGCAGCTGATCAAAGATGCACCTGCCGGCTCCGGCCGGCCGCTTTTTCGGAACACTAAGGGGAATCCTTGGCAACGAACTGCCGGCGTCGTTCGCTTTTTGAATCTGCGAAAAAAGCTGGGCTGGTACGGCGACCCTGTGCGAGGAAAGTACACGTGCTATAGCTGCCGTCACACCTTCGTACATCGCATGCTTTCTGGTTATTGGACGAACGGCGTGGGTTGTTCGATCGAGACGGTTGCCGAGCTGATTGGTGATACTCCGAAAGTGGCGTTTGATCACTACGGCCGAGAATGGGGTCAACATTATCAGGCTCCGCTGTGGGCTGCCATTGGCGAACAACCCAAGGCAACGAGCAGCCGGAAGCCATCGGCGGTCAAGCTTCGAAAGAAGGTGGATGCATGA
- a CDS encoding hybrid sensor histidine kinase/response regulator — protein sequence MPNASPLTALIVIADEGRRYALDQPLRKAGFKIRDASNGAEGLRVATEIPDIIILDLHLPDMSGFEVCCRLKAHASTSAIPVLHLSDGPVESGEFAGHWERGDEAYLTHPVEAVELLSSINSLLRGRQAQRQFSSFLEAAPDAVVIADQGGKIVRVNGQAERMFGRSRDELLGQAVEILLPERFRVKHREQRASYLANPTTRPMGSGLKLWGLRKNGSEFPVEVSLSPIFDHDGILVASIVRDVTERSRIEAMMQDSEVRYRRLFETAKDGILILDTLTGRITDANPFMSELLGYSHEHFLGKELWEIGLFSDKAANEAAVRTLQDKGYIRYEHLPLETSQGLRVEVEVVANAYREDHHRVIQCNIRDITERSKLEKQMQEQAAVLEDLHRRKDEFLAMLSHELRNPLAPITNAVQLLSLQKHENKLQHQARTIIERQVGQLARLIDDLMEVSRINTGRIHLQLERVGLNGVVERGVETTRPLMDQHHHELKVSLSSQPIWVYADPTRLEQVVVNLLTNAAKYTADCGTIAIAVQQEGNEAVLRVRDSGVGIAPELLPRIFDLFTQAERSLDRSQGGLGIGLCLVQRLVEMHDGKIEVESKLGKGSEFVVHLPIMATLPISPTSPKHIVPGSHGAALRVLVVDDNLDSAQSLGLLLEATGHDVQLAYDGPTALQATLDYRPHVVLLDIGLPDLDGYEVAKRIREQPALKNIVLVAMTGYGNVADLRRSGDAGFNHHLVKPADFMKVKEILATVPEKAI from the coding sequence TTGCCTAATGCCTCACCACTTACGGCGCTGATCGTCATTGCCGACGAAGGGAGGCGGTACGCGCTTGACCAGCCCCTCCGAAAAGCGGGCTTCAAAATCCGAGACGCATCGAACGGTGCTGAAGGGCTTCGCGTTGCAACGGAAATCCCCGACATCATCATCCTTGATCTCCATCTGCCAGACATGAGTGGTTTCGAGGTTTGCTGCCGCCTGAAGGCCCATGCCTCGACCTCAGCCATCCCTGTTTTGCATCTGTCGGATGGCCCTGTTGAGAGTGGTGAGTTTGCCGGACATTGGGAACGAGGAGATGAAGCTTACCTGACGCATCCGGTGGAAGCGGTCGAGTTGCTGTCCTCGATCAACTCCTTACTCCGTGGCAGGCAGGCCCAGCGACAGTTCAGCAGTTTTCTCGAAGCGGCCCCTGATGCCGTGGTTATTGCCGATCAGGGAGGCAAGATCGTGCGAGTGAATGGGCAGGCCGAAAGGATGTTCGGTCGTAGCCGAGATGAATTGCTGGGGCAGGCAGTTGAAATTTTGTTGCCCGAAAGGTTCAGGGTTAAGCACCGCGAGCAGCGTGCCAGCTACTTGGCAAATCCCACGACACGGCCAATGGGTTCGGGCTTGAAGCTGTGGGGGCTGCGGAAGAATGGTTCTGAATTTCCTGTGGAAGTCAGTCTCAGCCCCATTTTCGATCACGACGGTATCTTGGTCGCCAGCATTGTGCGAGATGTGACAGAACGCAGCCGAATTGAAGCAATGATGCAGGATTCCGAAGTTCGTTATCGGCGACTATTCGAGACGGCTAAAGACGGCATTCTCATACTTGATACGCTTACCGGGAGAATCACGGACGCCAACCCGTTCATGAGCGAACTACTGGGGTATTCACACGAACATTTCTTGGGCAAAGAACTGTGGGAGATCGGCCTATTCAGCGACAAAGCAGCCAACGAAGCCGCCGTGCGAACCCTGCAAGACAAGGGCTACATTCGTTACGAACATCTTCCGCTGGAAACCAGCCAAGGGCTGCGGGTCGAGGTCGAAGTCGTCGCCAACGCCTACCGAGAAGACCACCACAGAGTTATCCAGTGCAACATTCGCGACATCACCGAACGCAGCAAGTTAGAAAAACAAATGCAGGAGCAGGCGGCGGTTTTAGAAGACTTGCATCGTCGCAAAGACGAGTTCCTGGCGATGCTCAGTCATGAACTTCGCAACCCGCTGGCCCCAATTACCAACGCCGTGCAACTCCTTAGCCTTCAGAAGCATGAAAACAAGCTCCAGCATCAGGCTCGCACCATCATTGAACGCCAAGTGGGACAACTGGCCCGGCTCATCGATGACCTGATGGAAGTCTCTCGAATCAATACGGGAAGAATCCACCTTCAACTCGAACGAGTCGGACTGAATGGAGTTGTTGAACGCGGGGTCGAGACGACCCGCCCTCTGATGGATCAGCACCATCATGAACTTAAGGTTTCCCTTTCATCACAGCCCATTTGGGTCTACGCCGACCCCACTCGACTCGAACAAGTCGTTGTCAATTTGCTGACAAATGCCGCCAAATACACGGCTGACTGTGGGACAATTGCGATTGCTGTTCAGCAAGAAGGAAATGAGGCGGTGCTGCGGGTGCGAGATTCGGGCGTTGGGATCGCCCCCGAACTCCTCCCGCGTATCTTTGATCTTTTCACGCAGGCCGAACGATCCCTAGATCGCTCACAAGGCGGCTTGGGCATCGGCCTCTGCTTGGTGCAACGGCTAGTCGAAATGCACGATGGCAAAATCGAGGTTGAAAGCAAACTGGGAAAAGGAAGCGAGTTTGTCGTCCATCTCCCGATCATGGCGACTCTTCCAATCTCACCGACATCGCCCAAACACATCGTACCCGGATCGCACGGGGCAGCTTTGCGAGTGTTGGTCGTGGACGACAATCTGGACTCGGCACAATCTTTGGGGTTGCTGCTGGAAGCGACGGGACATGATGTGCAATTGGCATACGACGGCCCAACCGCTTTGCAGGCCACCCTCGATTACCGACCGCATGTTGTGCTTTTGGACATCGGGTTGCCGGACCTCGATGGGTATGAAGTCGCCAAGCGAATCCGTGAACAACCCGCGCTCAAGAACATCGTTTTGGTCGCCATGACCGGCTATGGAAATGTGGCAGACCTGCGGCGCTCTGGCGACGCCGGGTTCAATCACCATCTGGTCAAACCTGCCGACTTCATGAAGGTCAAAGAAATTCTGGCGACTGTCCCGGAGAAAGCGATCTGA